In Deltaproteobacteria bacterium, the genomic stretch TCCGACCTTCTTTGCCAATGACTTTACCCAAATCTTCTTTGGCCACTTTAAGTTCGATGACGGTAGTCTGTTCCCCTTCCACTTCGGTTACTTCCACCAATTCCGGTTTGTCAACCAGCGCCTTGGCGATGGTTTCGATCAACGACTTGATACTGCTGTCTCCCATAGTCCCCCCCTCAAGCAACGCGCTTTGGTGAAA encodes the following:
- a CDS encoding KH domain-containing protein — encoded protein: MGDSSIKSLIETIAKALVDKPELVEVTEVEGEQTTVIELKVAKEDLGKVIGKEGRTARSLRTILSAASTKLRQRSVLEIIE